The Polyangia bacterium genome includes the window AGGCGATTACGTCCCGCGCACCGTCCGCCGCCCCGTTCGGGTGGCGGACATCTCGCGCCGGATATTTTGAGGCCGCCACCGGCCGCGCATGACCGCCCATCAGTGCTGGGGGTGAGCGAAGCCCGACCGGCATGCGGCTATTTGCCGGCTCTTTTGCTCGCCTTTTCGGTTTAAAGTCCGGCCGTGAGCAAACCGTGTTTGGTTTTTTCGCTGTTGCTGTTGGCGTGCTCGTCGTCGCCAACGGTGCCAGCGGGCGGCGCCGATGCAGCCAGCGGCGGCACCAAGCCATCCCCGAGCGGCGGCGCCGGCGGCGGCGCCGCAGGAGCCGCCGCCCCTCCGGGCGCGGGTGGCGCGGGCGGTCGTGTCGCGATCGACGCCAGCGACGACCTGGCCGCCGACGCAGCCACCAGCGACACCGGCGCAATTGACACCATAACCGATGATGGCGCCACCGCCGGCTGCGAAAGCACGCCCAGCGACGACTTCTCATCCGCCGCCCTCGGCCCCTGCTGGAAGCTTCTCAACGGCACCGCTGGCAACCCACTCATCACCACCACCGTGGCCGCCGGCGCCTTGCACCTGCGCGCCAACGGCAACCAGAACGGCGTCTGGTACCGCACCAGCACCAAGTCACTGGTTTACAAAGAATTGACGGCGGCGAATTTCAAAGTCACCACCACCGCCCACCCGCGCAAAGCGACCGCACCCACGATGCTGCCGACCAAGGACCTGCACGTCGGCGGCGTCATGGTGCGCGATCCAGCGTCGAACGGCGGCACCACAGAAAGCTATCTTTTCTTGATGGTCGGCCACAGCGAGAACAACGACGGCACCATCCACCAGGGCGTCGAGTTCAAGACCACCGTCAAAGGTTGCAGCGACTACAACGAACCCGACTGGGGCCCGAGCGCCGCCGGCCCCGACGCCGACCTGCGCATCTGCCGCATCGGCGCCGCCTTCCGCCTTTACAAACGCGTGCCCGGCGACGCCACCTGGACCGCTGCCATGCCACCGGCGATGGCCTGCCCCGGCAACGACATCTCCGGCGCCGTCCTGACGCGCGCCGATCTGCCGCAGACTCTGCAAGTAGGCCTGGCGTTGAACTTCAGCGCGCCATCGGATCTCGACGTGGCGTTCGACGAGTTCTCGTTCGTCGCGCTACCGGCGGACGCGACCGCCGGCGACTGTACCAGCGACTAGCGACGAGTGACCGAGCGGACGCAGCGCCGGGAGGTAGCCCCGTCGCGCGAACGCGGTGAGGCGTCCAGACTTTGGGCGCGCGCGTTCCATCAGCGCGGGCGACCGCTGAATCTCGCGGCTGCCGTTTCGCTCAGCTTTTCTCGGCCTCTCATCTGGATCTTCAGTTCCTATCCGGTTCTTTGACCCGCATTCTTCTTCGGTGCGTATCTGATGAGAGATGGCGCGCGTCTTTCAGCGCGCGAGGTATCGGAGCGCGTCGCGGTGGTGCGGGCCGTTCGGGAACAGGTCGAGATAAAGACGCAGCTCCTCCCGCGCGGTGGCGACGTTGCCCAGGCGCGCCTGACAGGCGGCGCGCGCGTAGTGGGCACGTTCAGCCCACGCGTCCGCTGCGCTGTCGCGAAGCACGCGCTCGAGATCCTCCACCGCTCCGGCGCAGGCACCGTTGGATGCGCGCAGCTCGCCGCGCAACAACGACAGTCGGCGTGACTGGTCGATTCGCTCGGCCGGCAGCGCGTTCAGTGAGACCAGCGCCGCACCGTTGTTCCCCATTTGCAGCAACGACTCGACACGAATCAGCGCCGCTTCCGCTCCGAGCCGCCCCGATCCAAACGCGCGATCGCGTTCCGCCAGCGTCTTCAAAGCACCCGCGGGGTCATTGGCGGTTCGCAGCCGCCACAAGGCGCGCGCCAGCAGGCGCGCCTCGGTCGGCGGTTGATCGGTGGTCGCGGGCGGGGCGGTGTTGGGCGCGCGCGCCGGCGCCAGGTTCTGGGCCAGCGGCGCGCCGAGGGGCGGGGCCGGTGGAACGTTGACGGCCGTCGCGGCCGCAGGCCTGGCCATCGCAACCGCGCGCGAGACGGCCGGTTTGGCACGGGCTATCGGCGGCGGCGCTGGTGGTGGCGTCGAAACGGCGGTGGTGACCGACGCTGCCGGGGCGCGCGCACGCGCGCGCGTGCGCGACGATGCTCTGTCGACGGACGGCTGATGTACCGCCGTTCGCGCCAACACGACGGCCCGGTACACCTTGGCGAACGTCGTGCCGGCGGCCACCGCCACCAGCAGCGCGGCCACCACCAACGACCAGCGCCTGGGTCCGCTGCGCGTCCACGCCAGCGCGGCTGTCCGGCGGCGCCCGGCGCGCTCGGACGCGCTGACGGTCGAGCGCGCCGCCGCGTCGGCCAGCCGGAGGGCGTCGCCCAGCCAGCGCTCGGCGGGACTGCCCGACGACGCCGGCGCATTTTTCCAGCGCGAGGGATCGCGATCGGCGCCGCTCATGGCGTCTCGCCCTCCTCGCCGCCTTCGGCGCGTTCCTGCGCGCAGACACCCTCCGCCTGGCGAACCAGCGCGGCGCGCGCGCGGTGCAGCCAGACCCGCACCGTCGCGTGTGGCACCCCGATCAGGGCGGCGATCTCCGCGGAGCTCATCTCTTCCAGTTCGAACAAGATCAGCACCTGGCGTTGTCGTTCGGGCAAAGCGTCCAGCATGGCGTTCAGCTGCGTCACTCGCTCGCGCGCGGCGAGCTGCGCGTTCGGCCATTGCTCGGAGGGAGCCGCCTGGTCGCCTGGCGTGCCCGTCAGTGATCCCCAAATTCGCCGCAACCAGGCGCGGCGGCGGTGATTCGCCACCACCCGGACCGCGATCCGGAACAACCAGGTGCCGAGCCGCGCTTCTCCGCGCCATTCGCCGAGGCGGCGCCCGACCACCAGAAAAACCTCCTGCACCACGTCGTCGACGTCGATCTGCGGGCCCCCCAGTCGAGCCGCCCAGCGCGCGACCAGCGGCGCGTGGGCGCGGTAAAGCGCGTCCAGCGTCGGCACGGATGCCGCGGCGGATGGCACGTTGATCTTCGCCGACTGAGCGACGGGCATGAGGTTGTCACTCCACTGGTGTTGAGGCGGCGCGCGCATGTTTCACCGCACCACGAAAAAATCGCAACCGGCCAGCACCGCCCCTTCGTAGCGTGAATTGGGCGACGCCCCCGTCCCCGTGTTCCACGCCGGATTGTAGTTGAGCGCCAGACTGCTGCGCGCGCCCAGCCAAAGCCGTATCGCGCTCAGAAATTCCAGCGCGTACGACACGCGCCCTTCCGCCATCACCACGCCGTCGCCGCGAAGGTAGTCGGACCCGACCAGGCTGTCTCGCTCCACCATCCAGCCGCCGCCCGCGCCGGCCCCCACCGTGGCGCCCCACGGGCCCCGTTCCCAGTGTCCGCCCGCCTCCGCGAGGAAGCGGACGCGGTACCAGGAGGCCTGAAAGTGCGCGCGCGGCCAGGTGCCGAATGCGCCCGCGCCCAGGTAGAAACCGGACGGTTGGCGGAAAAAAAGGCGCGTCTGCAGCGCGAATGCCTGCGTGACCCAGATTTCCCCCGGCGAGGCGACGCCGGTCCCGAGGCCCACCGACCAGCGCCCCGCGGCGACGGCCGCGGCAAAGGCGTCGATCGCGCGTGGCGGGCCGGACGACACCACCAGCGTCGGCGGTGTCGGCATGGTCAGCGATGCCGGCGGCGGAAGATCCCCAAGCCACGTCGCCGCGACAACCGCCAGCTCCTCGGAGACGGCCGCGCACGACGGGCCCGTCGACAGCTGGCGTTTCGATACGATCTGGCCGGCCTGATCCAGCAGCTCCATCCGCAGGCTGCCCTGGCCAGGATCGTCGGGTAGAAGGCGCAGCGCGTATCCCGGCGGAAATCCTCCCGGTGCGAGGCGCAGCAGATCACTGCTGACCGTCGCTGTGTCGGGGCAGGAGACGGTGCTGGTGATCGGCAGGGGCGGTGCCGCCATCGTCACCACCAGCAGAGCCGCAAAGAAAACCAACATGTCGTCAGCTTGCTCGGTGATGCGCGCACCGGCCGTCGCGGCATCGCCTCGATTGTCGATTCAACTTATACATCGTCGTCGACGATCGAAATCGGGATTCGTCGCGCCGTCGGTCTGCGTTTGTAAAAATCATCGCGGCCGCTTCGTGTCACCAGGCTCAACGTGCGAACGGACCACGGCAGCCAGGCGGCCACGTCGATGCTCGCCAGAACGCGCGTTTCGCCGGGACCCGGCTGGGTGGTGATGGCGAACCGCGCCGCGCGGTGGTCGGCCAGGAAGTCCCGCTCTTCGAGGACCGATGACGCCCCCGTGACCACCCGATCGCCGTCGCAGAGGTTGTCGAGCTCGAATCCTGCTTCGACGTTGCGGCAAGGAATGTTCGAGGCCAGCGCCGCTTGCCAGAGCTGCATCCGCGCGCGGTGCCACGCCAGGTAGTCGTGAGTGGCAGCGACGGAGAACGTCCATGTGGCCAGCAGGACCGCGACCGGCGCGACAGCCACGCGCCACCGGAAGGCGCCCACGACGGGCGGAACAGCGGCCATCACCAGCGGGGCCAGGACCATGACATAGCGATCGAACAGGCCGCCCCGCGACGGCACCAGCACCCCCAAGGTCAGGACGGCGACCCCAAGGCAGGTCGTGCCAAGAAAACTGATCGGGTGGCGTCCGGGGGCTCCGATTGCCCGCCGCACGGTCGGCACCAGCAGCGCGACGAGCAAGGCCGCGGAGCCTGCCGCCAGCACGGTGAACAGGTTACTGGCCCAGCGCGGCCCGGCGGCAAGAGGGCCCAAGACCGTGCGCGGTCCGATGCCGAAGTCTCCGAGGACGTTGTTCAGCAGTGGCAGCCGCCAGCCGGCGAGCAGAATCGCCACGCCAGCCAACAGACCGATGGCGCCCCAACGCAGACCCTGCCGCCCGAGCGACACGAACCGCGCAAGCACCAGCGGGAATGCGAACAGCCCCAGAGTCACCAGGACGGCGACCAGACGGCCCATCACCACGGTGATCCGACGGCCCCGCGCCAGATCGCCGAGCCCCATCCAGGCGTCGCGCGCCTTGACGGCGTAAAGATAGACTGAGCCATCCGAAGTGGAGCGCCGGCAAATTCCGTAGATCACGAGACCGAGAAGACAGAGGACGGCCGGGACCAGCACGAAGGCCGCCGCTGCCCGGCGCGGGCGGGCGCCCCTTCCGGGCAGCAGCATCGCCGCCGCTCCAAAGGCCAGGGGCAACCCCACCCCGAGCTGACGGTTCAGCGTCGACATGACCGCTGCCAGCGTCGCCACGCTCCAACAGAAAACGAAGCGGCCCGTCTGCACCTGTCGCAGCGCCCAGATCCCGCAGGTGGCCGCTCCGAGGGACATCGCCAGGAACGTCACGTCGGTCATGAACGTCTGCGAGAGCGCCACGAAGACCGGATTCACCAGCAGCACGGCGGCGGCGACGAACGCGCCCCACCGCCGCCAGCGCAAGCCTCTCAACAGAAAATAGAACGAAACCAGCGCCAGCCATCCCGCCGCCATCGACGATATTCGGAGAGTCACCCAGGAAAAACCGAGGAGCTTGGCGAACACAAATCCCCACAGCGCGTGGGTCAGCATCGGCATGCTCTGCCAGGCGCCGAACTGGAGGCGACCTTCCTCGACCAATCGTTGCACCGTGGTCCCGTACGACCAATCGTCGTTGAGCGGAAAATTCCCCAGTGGGCCCACCAACACGCACGTCAGGAGCCACCAGAAAGTGAGGAAGGCCAGAGGCGCAAGATCCGAGGAGCGGCGCATCAGCCCCTGGTGTTCCCTTGGCCGCGGGATGTTTCAGTGGCGGGCGCGCGTGCGTGCGGGAATCCCGCCGAGTGTTGACGAAGAGATCATCCGAAAACGATACCGCCGTTCAACGGGCCCGACTGCCCGCAGTGACGCTCACCGGAAGCTGACAAATATGTCCGAAGACCGTCACTCCTGGCGCGGCGTGCTCCCGAGAAAACGGCTCGTCGAACCGGCAATTTGCCCTGATTGGAGCTGGGGCGGCAAATGGCATGGCGCTGGCAAAACACCGCCATCGTCGGACAACGGCGCGGCGTTGCTGATCTTCACACCGTAGATTGGGACGCCTCCTCAGAACCTGGTGAGATATGACAAACACTCCATCGCTCCAGGCTTTCATCGCGTCCTCGCCCCGGTCGAGGTCAGTGCTCCGACTCCGCATAATCCGGCGTTCGACGGCATGTGGCGATATTCGGGCGCCAGGACCATGTCCTTGACTGCGGCGATCTCGGACGAGTGCGATTCGTTTCTAGGCGTGATAGCGCGAAGGTGGCAGACCGATGATTCGCAGCACGAGTTTCAGGGGCAGGGCGATCTCGGCGCTGGTGATCGCCCGCAGGATGCTTGCCTTTGTCGCTCCGTCAGGAAGGCGCTCGCCGACGAGACGGAATCCAGAGGCCCGCAAAGAGTAGCGTTCCCGTTCGAGAGAATTCCTTCGCGCGACGCCGAAGTTAGGCCCCGCTCAGGAACAACTTGATTAGACTGTGTTTGTCGAACACCCGGCGGGACCGCTTTCTCAGTGATCGCTCGTGCACAGCGATCAAGTTATTTCCGATCTGAACTGATGCACTGAACACCGGGTACTTGATACAAGACACAAGGGGACGGAATGGGCTCGGGATGAGGCCGAACTTGACGAAATGGTTCACCGAGTTGGCCAATGTAGACCCGCTGCGCGCCAGGCTGACCCGCGCCGCGATCAAAGTCGCAGATGGCAGGAGTAAGAGATCAAATCTATGGTGCATCAGAGCGTGAGACTTCAACCATCCGGGCGCGCCGCCCTGTGGTTACTCTTTCTCCCATTGCTGGCCGCCTGCGGCGTTAGCCGGGTAGGTGGTACTGGGGTTGTTCCAACCAGCGATGGCACAGGAGGCAACGGGGCAGGGAAGAGCGACAAAGGGGGATCTGGTGGCGGGGCCGGGGGGACCACCGTCTCAGTCGCAGACGCTGGGTCGCAAAGCCCAGAGGTCGGATCGCCAGCACCTGATGCTCCATTGGATGCTGCCCCGCTGTCAGGCATCACGGTGTCGATCAACGGCACCGTGGTTCCCAAAGAGAAGGTCATCGTTCTGCTTCATCTCGGTCACTCCAACATGGCTGGCCGGGCGATAGATCCCGCTGTCGAGATGCCTTATTTCTACAATACGGATCCCCATCTTTGGAAGTACCAGCTGGGAGGTATCTGGACACCGGCGAAGGAATGGCTGTGCCCCGACGGCGGCACGCCCGGTATCACGCCCTCGAATCAAGGCGCCGGACCAGGCATGGCGCTGCTCCGCCACGCGCTCGCCCTGGCTCCGGACGCCTACATCGTCTCGATCGGCCAGGGCAAGGCAGTCGAACTGTCGGGCAATTGTTTTTCCTTTAGCAAAGGCGGCATCTTTTATGAAACGTTGATGGGGCCGGCGCGCGAGCTCAAGGGCAAGGTGACCTTCGGCGGGCTGTTCGTCATGCTTGGGATCGACGCGCGTACTGATCCGAGGACTCAAAACGGCGGCTTTCTCACCTGCCTCAGCGGTATGGCCGACGACTTTCGAACCGACCTAGGCGAGCCCAATCTGCCATTCATAATGGGAGACTACGAGCGAGGAGCCACCGGCAACCTTGCACCCACTTGTTGTGGCGCACCCCAGGTCATCGAGCAGCTTTCCCATTTGGAGGCGACCATTTCGAATTCGTTCCTGATCCCAACCGACGGCATCCCGATGCAGGACGACCATCACTACAACATGACTGGACACCGCCTCTGGGCCGATCGGGCCTTCGCCGGAATGGCCGCGAAGGGCTTCCTGCCGTGGACGACGAAGTAGAATGTGAGCCGCGGCTCAGGCGCTCCTTTTCTTGGCTGACTTTCGGCACCGATAGAATCCCGACTGCGACGACAACCAAATTGCGCTATCGCGGCAACATCTGGCTGCAGACTCTTGGCGTCAGCTTGGGCGTTGCATTGTCCGTCGCCACGCTGTGGCCATCGCTCGATCGCGCGATCGCCGCTCGGGCCGTGCGCCGGCGGATATACGATATCGAGAGGACAGCGGCCGGTCGGGGAGCGGGCGCGATTCGTCGGCCGGAACTATTATTTGACCGGACGATATCCTTTCGCGTCGCACGTCTGGGCCCATTGCTGGCAAGCTGGGAAACCGTCGGCGGGTGCGGTGCTGGAAGCTCTGTCGGAATCGGCGGGATCAAATGGATCGGCCGCAATGTCAGCGGTGGGTTGTTCGGGGTCCAGGTGCAGGCGAACTATACGGCTGGGTACAACTCCCAGCGGCACCTCGACACGGGATACGGCTACACGGTCCTCAATCAGTTCAGCACGGATCTGGGAGAAAAGTGGCGCGTCGGCGTCATCGTTCCGTACGTCTACAAGTATGTCAGGAACCCGGTCGGGCTTGGATTCGACGCTGTGAACCGGGGCCTAGGAGACATCAACGCGCTCATATCGCGACGTTTCGGAGCGATCAATGACACCACGGTCACGCTGTCGATCGGGTTTCCTACCGGCAAATACGACGCGGGACTCGACGGCAGCAACCCTTTCACCCAAGACAAACAGCTCGGCGTCGGCAAAGTCAGTGGGGCGGCACTGGTAGACCATATAATCGATAACATTTGGGGACCGGCGGTGCTCGGCGGCGTGATGAGCTATCCGGGTGGCGAGAATGCGATTCAGAACTACCGTTCGCCGAATGCAACGGTGTATGCGTTTGCTGGCTATCTGCTGGGACCGTTCGTCCCTGCAGCAGGTCTGTCGGCCACCCGCTATTGGGATCACGATCGTGACAGGGGCGTGCCTTCGAGCAGACCACTGACCCTTGGAGCGGTGAATACGTCGATCGAGTGGTCGAACGCATATGTGGCTTTGCTCGCTGGATTCAGTCAGCCCTTTAATCAGGATGGCCGCGAACCATGGACCGCTGGTCTGGGGTTGTCGTTTGCGCCATTTTGACGCCTCGCCGTCGACGAGTGCGCGTCCGGTGCGTGCGATCCGCTGGCAGCTGCACGAACATGCCGAGAAGCTATGCCTGCCCGGCGCGACCGTAGTAACACGCCAGATAGTCGTGGAGAACGCCCTCGGCATTTCGCTCGGCGAAGCGTGCCGATCACGCGCTCGGCAAAAGCATTTGCGAAGGCCGTCGACTACATCTGATGGGAAGGTTGGTCGGCAACTATTCGAGTGATCCGGTAGTGTCCGGAAACCCCAACCCACCGCTCAAGCGGCCTGCCGATGGTAGTAGTTCAGGAGAGAACCGAGTCGCGAACGGCAAACAATCGAGTCATCGGTCCCGTTGTCGT containing:
- a CDS encoding sigma-70 family RNA polymerase sigma factor, with the translated sequence MPVAQSAKINVPSAAASVPTLDALYRAHAPLVARWAARLGGPQIDVDDVVQEVFLVVGRRLGEWRGEARLGTWLFRIAVRVVANHRRRAWLRRIWGSLTGTPGDQAAPSEQWPNAQLAARERVTQLNAMLDALPERQRQVLILFELEEMSSAEIAALIGVPHATVRVWLHRARAALVRQAEGVCAQERAEGGEEGETP
- a CDS encoding sialate O-acetylesterase yields the protein MSINGTVVPKEKVIVLLHLGHSNMAGRAIDPAVEMPYFYNTDPHLWKYQLGGIWTPAKEWLCPDGGTPGITPSNQGAGPGMALLRHALALAPDAYIVSIGQGKAVELSGNCFSFSKGGIFYETLMGPARELKGKVTFGGLFVMLGIDARTDPRTQNGGFLTCLSGMADDFRTDLGEPNLPFIMGDYERGATGNLAPTCCGAPQVIEQLSHLEATISNSFLIPTDGIPMQDDHHYNMTGHRLWADRAFAGMAAKGFLPWTTK